CTCTacctccacagactcctcaaagATGACAGCGACGTGGCTGTCGACAGTGACAGCATCCACTTGTTCCTGCGCAGCATCAAAGCCCTCAATCCCACCGTGGTCACCATTGCCGAAAGAGAGGCCAACCACACCCTGGCCGACGCGTTGGACCACTACACTGCTATCTTCGACTCCCTTGAGGCCACTCTTCCCCCCAACAGTCGGGAGAGGCTCGCGGTGGAGCAGGTGTGGCTGGGAAGGGAGATCATGGACTTGGTGGCCGCGCACGAAGAGCAACGCATGACGATCAGGCGAGGATCCCAGAGGTACGAGTCGTGGGAAGTTATGCTTCGAAGCTCGGGGTTTTCGAATGTGCCGTTGAGCCCCTTTGCTCTTTCTCAAGCTAAGCTTCTCCTGAGGCTTCACTACCCATCCGAGGGGTACCAGCTTCACATTCTTAACGATTCGTTTTTTCTGGGTTGGCAGAATCGACCTCTTTTCTGGGTATCTTCATGGCACTAGCTATATATATAGCtaacatatataattataatccATCTCTCTATGGTGATCATCAACGACTTCATTCTTaattatatttatacatatatatattaattcctGGATCCATTGAGTCTTTTGTCCTCATCATCATCGTTATAATTCTCTGTAGTGTTACTACTGTTACTTCTCTAGATGAGATGAGATGAGCTgagctaataataataatgtatacCTATATATGCATCTAtatcaatatatttttatatatatatcacaaattAAACCCTGTACCAAAAACAAAGACTGGGATTTAATTTCAagtactatttatatatatatatatgtcatgaaTTATTAGTTTCGTATCTGATATGTTAATTGTCTCCTCTgatctcatatatatataaatgattcgAAAGAGTTGTAATCAAATTAATTCATAGTAGTTGCGTTTGCATGGAAATGCAAATGCAAATGGAAATGTTTGCAtgtacttcttcttcttctagcttctcATGACGGTTCTTTCTTGGGATAATACTCATCAAACTCgatcttctatatatatatttgtatacttTAATTTGTTTTTAGTATGATCTTGATTATCtcatctctatatatatataaaactaatGTTTTGGAAAGCATAATTTAAGCACTGTATATagtttattattaaatatatcaCTGTATACGAGTATATCTTGTTAATTGATCGGCCGTTTAGTTGAGAGTCGAGAGTTGAGATTGATACTACTTTTTGTTAGTTAGAATAGAATAGAATAGAATATAATATCTATAGATTAGATACATATATAGCTAAGCTAGGGTTTTGTTGTGTCTCTCTGTGATGTGTGTTGGTTTAAGAGATCGAAAAAGGAATAATAAATTAACAATGTATTGTATTGTgggggatatatatatatatatacgatcTTGTTCCCTAAAATTCCATTGTGTGGTTGAGTGGAAGGACTACACAACGCATGAGGGTTCTTGTTTTCCACAGATGTATATATAAATCTTAATATTCTTGTCGATGTCTTTAACTAATTTTGAGAttaattaacattaattaataataataataataatatttaattagatAGAGGTAGCATAAACTATGGGGTTGTGTTCCCTCAACAAAAGCATCAAAGTGCTCAAAAATAGAGCATTTCATGCTGAGATTGCCTCCTCTCCATTCCAACATGAACAACAATCCCATCCCATCCCATCCCATCTTTAATTTGTATTTACATTTTATTAATCTCTCCataattttctctttttattatatatatatatttatcatattattctaCTTCTCCACCTTCTTAAACAGCATCAACCCCTCTCTTTCAGATATATTTTTGTGTGGACTTTTTGTCCCAGCTGTCTGCTATATATATATTGCCCTTAGCTTGATTTAGTGAAagaacatatgtatatatatatatatattaatattgttAATAATGGGAGTGGTAACGACTTTTCTCagttaaattataattatatatgcaTGGGTGAAATGACCCTACATGGACaactatataaatacatatatatatatgtttagggTTCCAGTTTCCATGTTGAAACCACATAGCTAGCTTAGCTATTATATATTAAGAGGGATTCAAAATATGCTGATTTTAATCTCTATCTATATCCAGTAGTATTAGCTAGTGGAGTTGAAAACACTGACTGAGTagtcctctctctctctctctctatatatatatatatatatatatatgtgatgataatgatgatgatcaaatatatataaatataggttAGTAAACTAAAACTGTATATTGTATTTTGAATATAAATATATCTGACATTGATAAGATGGTCACAAGGCATGGCATGGCATATGGCAATGGAGGGTTACCTTAGCTTAGCTTAGCTATTTAGCTTTAGGTTATTATAAAGCTTGCGTGTAGgggagttatatatatatatatatatatatgcacacatatgAATGACTGATAGATCGATCAGGATCAGGCCAGGGTTGTGTAGCtgctaatatatataaatatatatataattgcacgcatatatatatatatatatttggcatTTGACAGACATATCCATCTCATGATTCAGACGCAACCTCCTCTCTTCACTTCACTTCACTTCTCccatttttctattttatcaaTCCCTCTATTTCTTATCTATTTTTCCCTTCTtcaaaaaacataatatttatatatattgaaaaaaaattatttatgttttttttttatcacggtgtatatataatttatatgtttgataatttttacAAATTTTTATGAAATTTCGCATAATTTAGTGTGCGTATTCGTGTAACAAATTATTTTAATCTTAATTTCGGCATCTTAgatattcagaattttctgaaaatttgtgagtGAAGTCCCTTGTAACTATATTAATGTAACgttatgtaaaaaaatataattgttTGAGAGGTTAGGCAGTAAGAGTCGGAGAAAGGCAATCACTTATTCTTAAAACTAACAATTTTTAAGACCAAAGAGTCGGGTGGAAAAAGGGAAAAAGCTCACCGTTCCTGGTTCTCCTGTAGCTAGATCCTCCGGAACCACAAAAATCCTTAGTTAGAATGGGATTCCAACTCAGCACCTTTGGAGATTTTGATAATAGTTGCTCTTTGGAGAGCACATTACTAATTGCATTTTATTTATATAGCAAACAAACTCATCTATAATAGTATTTTGGGCACACGTATGTTAAAAAATATGATGATTAGCCATAAATCagcaattcaaaatatttttctTGGGTATTATTGAGAAATCAGTgtttatatgttaaaaaatatgatGAAGAATATCCCTTctttaaatatacatatatagatattaaTAGGAAGAGGAATAATCCAACCTAAATTAGTTATTAAGAGAATATAAGATCTATATAAATAGTCAGAAGAAGATATAAATGAGAATCAATTAAGCTCTAAGGAAGCTAGGAAGGTAtcacatatattatataaatccTCTACTCTACAGTACTATCTGAACAACATGAGAGAATATTTTTGTTTCACTATTCTATACAAAACaaatgtaattattatatataattgatgAATAGCTGATCGTGATCCAGATATACAGTACACACATATATTAgctaattatatattatatacataattaagGAGATAGATAGAGTCAAAGTCAATACATATAAAGTTTATTATGACTAGTATTGGTTAATTTTTGTCCACTAAACAAATTCTCTTGTTAAAAGATGAAAACTATTATCATCTCTTCTCCACTTCGATTCatgtatacatttatatatatatatataaatatatattagtaAGAAGAGAAAAATCCACCCTTAATTATCAAGAGAATATAAGATCTAGGGCTAGGGCTAGGGCTAGGGCTAGGGCTAGGGCTAGGGCTAGGGCTaggggctgagcataaaatccaaaAAAACCGTATACACCGACTTTCCAAACACTGAAAAAACCGAAACCGATTAAACCGAACACCAAAAAAACCGCCAACAGctcaaaccgccactgttcggtcgtcGGTTTGAAAATTTTGTCCGGACCGATCAGCGGAACCGAAAGTGGCcaaacaatataatatataataatataatattatataattattaattattaattattaaaattattaaataaaaataaaaatatatgaaattatcttctatatatttatgttttaaaaatgcacaaaaatgaattccaacaatccaaaaaatttagttttttaactaaaactttaaaaaaataagaaattcaGTCTGGTCGGTTTAACcaaccaaaccgcggtccaaaacgatcggttttttcttttaactagtttggtcggtcggtttttggattgcacagaccgaaaaccgaattctggattttatgttatgaaaaaaccacccaaaccgaccgatgctcacccctaataAGATCTATATATACTCAAAAGTAGATATATATAAATTATGAGAGACAAGCTTTGTTGGCCATTATTTATAGCAAGGAAGGTACATATATATTGTACTATTATATATACTTGAACATTAGCTAATTATTATATACATGAGGAGAGTCAAAGTCCTCGTTagatataaatacatatatttattatgaTTAGTATATTGGTTAATTTTGTCAACTAAACAAATTCTCGTACTAgagtagtatatatatatataataagcaATTAATAAGCGTAGCTAGAGATACCTAGTTACTACTACTGGTGGTGGACATTTGAGTCAGATTGGTGAAAAATGTAAGGACAAGAGCACTCTTTAGCCTTTGCTGTATTTGGATCACTTGATTTAATAgtgtgtatatacatatatatatatatatgcatatttatttATTGAACACTTCTTCTTACGTCACTATGCTACAAGACAAAACAAAACAAAGTACTCACTATATACAGTACTACTTTGTGTGTAGTTCATATCGAGAGTAGTAAtattctctctatatatatagtcTATAGTAAGTAATATGCATAAACATTTATACTTAGGGTTATGGTTTTGATTCATTTTATTTAATGAGTGATATCATAAGATATAATCAAATGTACAGCTCTGCAACTTCATATgagatataatatatatatatatttatgaaaaaatggTATGATTGAAAGAGACGAGGAACAGCTTAGCTAGTTGGGACAATACTGCAAGTGAACATCAACCCTTTATAtattctgtatttttttttttttttttttttttttgtggtttgTGACAAaagaattatttaaaaaaaacacacacacacgtACCACGACAGACACTGTCGACAGGATTCTCCAATGGATActgtcattattattattattattctccaGTGAAGCACGTAATATAAGATGCCACAAGGTCAAGTAGTGTGTGTATATATAAACACATTACAGATATTCCAttacaagtaaaaaaaaaagaagagaaaagatgGTACTATTAGGTGGTGTGGTAAATAGTAAATAGTAAATAGTTAGGTATAGAGTCTACGAGAGTGAGAGAGTGAGTGAGTGAGTAGCTTTGGCTTGGTTTGGTTTGGTGTGTGTGAATAAATGAGTTCATGTGGCTCACTGGTCACTTACTTGAAGGCCTTATGTTAGTTCCATTCTGAATTGATCACTGTCACTTTTCTCCTCTCAATTCCATGGTGCATTTATGTCTCACCAACCCAAAATCATGACTGATGAATACATTTGCACAATCAAATTTCAATATTATTAGGTTTATACCATTTTAGATCTTTGACCCATTATCTAGAtctttgataaattattttttagactttgtattttataaaatgattcaaataggcATCTAAACTTATGATTTGATAAACAGAATgaatatttttgttctgaattgttagtttgataaattatttgtgattttagttcaaaaaactttaatcaaaatcaaatttaaaagtctattttaactattttaaaaaacacaaaatccaaaagATAATTTACCAAAACACAGATCCAAACAAGTAATGTGCCAAAACACAAGTCATAATCCCATATTGCTATGGCCCatctattatattttatatttaagtaGTCATATGTTAGAGTTACTTAAGAACCTAATTCATACTAACAACTCCAATTTTTTATGCATACAATAAATtactaagaaagaaaaaaatgagatTCTTCTCTCTTATGATCATaataacatacatacatacatgatACAATGTAACAAACTAACTGCTATAGTAAATTTGTATGCATGAATATCAAGACTATGATGACAATTGACACATATATTCAGAGCAAGGGGACCCTCCTTATTTTTtaacctttctttttttttttttatccttcCGTGCCTACTAGGCCAAGTGCTTGCCTTTAACCTATTTACTGACCCAAATTGTAAAATACTTCCAAGTGGTAAGTCCCACCTCTCTCAATCTAAACCCAAAAACATAGGGGAGGGGACCATCTGAGTTAGTAACTAGTCCCTTCGTCAATGACCCATTTATTCTTCATCCACACCCTCCTCTAATGGAAAGAAACCTTACATTGTAGAGTGTGTGTTTTATTCAAAAGTATCATAGAGGAAACTCTTTTTGGAGAACATCAAGATTCCGCGAATCGCAAGCTTCTAACATGTCGTTCCTATCGGCACAGCTGCAACAAACCAAACAAAGGAAAAAAAGACATATTAACCTTTTATGGCATAAGGGAAGGAACAGCGCTCCGTTTATTCCCATGTGGTACGTCCATACCTCAACGAAATTCTCAAGTATTGCCACGCGTTGTCTGCCTTTGGATTCATGGCCAGTGCGCGAACATAGTAACGAACGGAATCCTCGTGCATGCCCTAAAGTACCAAGAAAAGGAACCAAAACATGACAAAAACAACTTTAATTGCTATGGATGGGGTCAGATTTATTTGTAATTGTCTGTGATAGAGTTGCAGGGATTCACGAGCATGTGAAACTAGGGCACTACGAAATAACAAGTCAAGTCCAAAAGAGTAGGAACAAACCTGGTTGGCATAACTGATACCCATGTTGGCCCATGCACGAACATAATTAGGTTTTAAATCCAGTGCCTGCAAACACAACGACACAATAGGTAGTTTATAGGTAAGAACAGTATCATAGTATTCGGGTTGCCGAACAAGAGGTCAAAACACTTGCAACCGTGACTTTATCTTTACATGAAAATGATCATTTCTCATTATCTAGTGGTAGTATTTTGACCATGTAGATTATCAGAAGTATAGGAATCAAATGTTACATACAAATGAAAAGAAAAGCAAATTTCAAGTTAAATCTTtcgtttatatattatattacccCAGGAGTATATAAGGGATTAACAATAGAGATTTTTACCTGTTGATAAGCCAATATTGCATCTGCACTCTGAACACTATTTGCTTGTGTTGCACCAAGCTTGTTCCAGAGAGAGTAGTCATGCGGTTTTAGTTTCAAAGCTGTTTGAAAGGACTCGATGGCTTTGTCATACTCTCTAGATAAATTGTAAAGAACACCCAAAACTATGTGAACATCTGCATCCTCTGGCGACATTTGAGCAGCTTCATTGAATAACCTAGCTACCTACCAGCAGcaaaaaataaatttgaattGCATTCAAATGTTTACGCGGATATTTgcaaatttatgtttattttcaaTTAAATGGACATCTATAGTCATGAGAAGATTTCCTTAACGCTCTCACGTATGAAAATAGACATTTAAATGACTTTCACACATTTGTTACTACTATGGATAACAGAGTATGCAAAGATGAAACAAATAACAAAAAGAGAACACCTACATCAGCATAGTACAATGAATCAGCCAACTCTGGAGTCGCGAGTGTCCCATATTTTGGATGGTTACGTAACCAACCATATAAATATTTTAACGCTGCTGCCTGCTCCAACTCTGCATATTAAAAACGAAGAATCATTTCAACagtgttaaaaataaaaattgttttgTCCTTTACCAGTAACATAATACTTCAAAAGAAATACATTTCCACACTACTACCAAATTAACTGGTTCAATACATAATAATAGATCATTTATAAATAGAGTAATTGGTGAAATACAAAACATGATAAGCATGATGTCAGGACCCATGTTCTACTTTCCATACACACTTTGAGGAAAAAACTACTGACCATTTGTATGACTCACACCAAGAGCAAGAAGCACTTCCAAATTAGTTGGATCAGCTTCCTGCGCCCGCATCATAGCTGCAATAGCCTGCAAACATTGCATTTCAAGATAAATGTGTTATACAAATACTTTACCCCAAGTTTTTTTGGGGAGGGAGGAAGGGGATTTATTTAATGGAACTGAAAACCTAGAGTACAAGATAATTCCGCTAATGCTGGCCTTGTAGTTATACCAGTAATAACTTGTTTACTGTAACTTAAATATAGAAGTAGCAGAATCACCTGTTGGTCATCATCATTCTCTGCATTTGCTATTCCAAGTAGCCTCCAACCTTCAGAATTTTCAGGATTTTTCAGAACTTCAGCCTCTAAAGCAAGCACGGCTTCACTCAAAAGGCCTTTGCGGAACAGTTCTTGACCTTCTTTTAAGGGATTCGGGTGACCAACATAGGGATTCATATCAGAGAAGACATAGACCCCCCTAGAAGCATCTGACCGCTGCTTGGAAACTACTTGCTCATTTAGGTACCTATACATATGGAGTCATATAGATACAAATCAAGTTTTTCAAAGCAAAAAGAAACTTTAGTTATGATTTAAGTTCTCTTGTTTTATGATGACCAAAAAGTATCCATCCAAAGCAGTACAGCGGTTACAACCTTCAAACTTCAGACGCACTATAACAACACCGGAGACTAAAATTTTAAGTTCATTATTCATTGGAATTCACTGAAGCAGTGGACTTTTACTTTACATTATACCTTCAATCTGCCCTCTACTAGATAAATATCATGGTCAACAAGGGGAAAAATGATGGTAATTAGAGATAAGTAGAGAAGCACTTCTAAATCCCAATAAAACAGGCTATCCTACTGAAAGTAAGAATTGATTACATTAAATTTCTTTTGCTTATTTCCAACATTACTGCGTTAAAAAAAAACATGGAAAAGCAAGCATACTTACTCATCATAAGCATTAGCCCAAGCATCAGCTGAACTATCCCCAAAAGCTCCTTCACCAACTTGCTTCCCAAATTCGTCTGCCCAGTCCTTGGACTCGTTATTAATATGCAAATTAGAAAACTCATCCACCCACTGATCATCAGCTGAAGCATGTCTCTCTCCACCAGAAGCAAACTCGTTCGCCCAGCGATCAGCTCCACGAGAAGCCTATAAACCTCAAAATATCAGTTCACAGAGATTTTTACTTGAGATCAATAACTCCTCAGTTAACAATAATAAAGTTgggaaaaatatgttatattgtcTCATTATTGACAAGTATCTTTAACACTATTTTGTGTATATTCTACTCCAGCTTGTTCAGAAGAATGGATATCACAAATTAAGTTACTTCACTTCAATATCAGGAGAAGAGTGAGGATTTTAGGCCACGCTTTTAATATTTAGAAGACACTTTAAACACTGGTAATAAAACTTcacctatatatgtatatatagttgCATAGGTATGATAGAATATAGTGAACATAGGAGCAATTATGATTCTACATTCCTAGGAACAACATTTAAGAGCAAAGTAGAGCAACAAGATCACTACTAGCATCTTGCATCACATGGAGCAACCACACAAAATTTAGAAAAACATAAATCCACAAGTACAGCCCAAGAATCCCAAAATCTTAAATTATGCCAAGTAGATTCAGATCAAGCAGAAAATCAGCTACAGATGAAAACTAAAGTCTGATATGAAAAATCAGGATTAAGGACTTCTTTACTCCTTAATCGAAGGTTATGCAATTAGTAAAAAATGAAAACTGCTTGCACTAGATAAGATTAATATGCATATTAGATATTCAATGACAAAATAAAAGGCTTCCCGAGAAATCAGAATTATGATGTAAGCACATTAATATACGGTTTTTTACGCACAAATTCATCAGCCCAAGCAGGGCCCGGGTTGTACTTCTGTTGATATTCTGTTGCCCAGTCCCCAGATGATGATGCAGTTTGATTATCGTTGATATTAAGTTCTCCACGACTCATCTTTGACACAAACTGAAGAAACTTTGAATTCTGCATAAACAATGAGTTTGGCACACTTAGCTCTATCAAAATAAAAGAGGAATAGAATAACTAATAAGACTTCACTAATTGTTCAAATGCAAATGGTGCCAACGGCTCATAAAACTGTTCTCTGATAGATCATATAATCACACTCCATCTTTTCCTCTATTTTctccaaaatataatttttctttttttttgactGAGCTCTTCGCCTAACTCTACAATATTTGAGGAACAAGAAACTATAACTGCTGCTATATGTAatagttttctgggtttggcccCATCATTGTGAAGATAATTTGGCATAGTGCGATGGTTTAGGGTCGAAGTCCAACAGATGTTAAAAACTTTGGAATGTCGCCTTGTAGGCAATTTATTGGGAACTCTGGTTAGAAAGAAATAAGAATAAGAGGTTCTTTCAGGAATTAGTTTTGGATGGATTTCAACTTTGGGAGACTTAAATTTCAGGTGGTCATTTGGATCTCATTGTGTTCTCATATTTTGGTTTACTTAGAGATTGGAACTTTTGGCTGTGATCTTAGATGATCGTTTATCCTTTCCCCTGTCGTGAATAATATCTTACCATCTATTGTAGACCTATTGGTTTTCTTCTATCAAATATATTGTCAGCttcttatattaaaaaaaaaagtaaataataattttataaaataaatttttatcatttccatacaatcaaaataaaactataaACTTAATGAGTTAATTGGACTTTTTACATAAGAACTAGATTAGAAAAATACAGTAAAAGTACACTATGGCACATCGTTTTGAATGATGATTCATTAAATGGATAATAAGCATGTAAACTTGAAACTAACACGATTATTATACTGATTATTATACTCACTTCTAGCCTAGTTTAGCATCCTTGGACCATAGAATTAGTCAAGCAATAGCGTGTAATTCTACTCAGCCTATCAAATTCCATGTTCCAAGATATTTAAATTGTGGAACCAATATAATATACAATACAAACAAAGTAAAAATCTAAATGGTAGTTTGCCATTAATTTCCCTTCCTCAAACATCTTGAAAGATGAGTAAGTTCCAGAAACTAATGGCCCAACAACATATGCATAATTGTAATCAACGAAAAGTGTACTGATCACAATACTTGTATCATCACACACACTCAAAAAGACatggaaaaaatatatatgaaagttAGAAGCAATAAACACGTGCAGAAGAATATCTTCATGTTAAAAACAAGAGAATCATAAAGTTGTAGCACAACATAGATTACAAACCTGAAATTTAGGATCATTGTTCTGAGCTAATGTATTAGCAAGCATACGACTTTGCTCCATAGCAGCTAAGTTTGCAACATTTACCCCACCCATTTGATCCATTGACGTCAACTGAGACTGCTCCTGTGaacaaaattacaaaatcaaACTCAATGTATGGATGACTATTTTATAATTCTTCAAAAGGTTGAAAGAGCAGCCAAACAATCAATCAAAGAGATACAGCCCTTAAGTGGATGAAGTTGAtgcaaaaaagaaaataaaatttataacaaaaaaataaatttaactaCATTGTAAATCAAAACTTAAGTGATCCAATTCGGATACATGGTCCAAGAGCCATTTTTTAATGTAAAGGCTTACATGCCAATTATCTTTATGGTTAGTCTTTTAAAATCCTATAAATGGATTAACATTATAAGCTATTGCCTGGAATACTAGTGTCACAAGAACTCAGAGCACACCATTGTTACTTCTCACCTTCTTATAATAtttatagaaatatttttttatgattgaAGCTCTTAAGGAAATATATgatgaaataaagaaaaaagaataaaagactTCAGAAATTAAAGGGAAAATATACTGTTGACTAATATTCTAATATTTCCTTGCCTGCTCAAACTCAGAGGCCCATCCATTGGCACCATGCTGTCGCTCAAATGAGTGAGCCCAAGCATTAGGATCACCACGTTCTGCACGATGCTGGCTGAATTCAGTAACCCATCCATCTGCAGCCGGAAAACCTGGTTTTATCATGCCTTGGGATTCATTCCAGTAATCCTCTAGTTCCCGTAATCTGGCAGGAAAAGGCCCCTTAACCTGACCATTGCCATCTATATCTAAAGAAGATAAAAGTGCATTCACCTGAAAATTACAAGTCAAAAAATTTAGTCACTAAGAAGAAAATGACATGATGACTTTCTTCTTAAGAtaaggaaataaatgaaatataaaaAAGGCTATAAAGACCAGCATAAGTGAATGTTGCAGTTGAAGCTTGTGGTAATCAGAAGCACATAAATGAAGCCAGCAGAAAACAGTTCCAAACAATGAACGTAAAGATAGCAGCAAAAAACTTGGACATATATGaaggaaaaaaattaaaacatgttGTCAAAGTCCAAACAGTTACCACATAGTCTAATGAGTTTAGTGCTCACTTATTACAGGTTGAGTACATACAGATGCGGTGAAGTTAAAAATGGCCTAACCcaagaaaatgaaaaaataacTTATCGGATTTAATTGAAGAAGAATAAGTTTCAGACCTGTGCATTAATAAATTCTTCACCCTTATCAGCAAAAATGTGTCTGGCCATTATGCTGGAACGATCACGGATACACTGTTTGTCACCTTGAGACAATCCTAACATAGGAAGAGGAGCAGGGCGGAAAGGCATTCCACCACGACTACTCTCAACAAATGAGTGCAAAAAGCTTGACAATACTCTCTGCGGTGGCCCTGCAAAAGAAGAAATACATGTAAAAATGACACTGCATAATTTTCCACATTTCAGTATCACCAAACCCAAACCCCCTTGCTTCAATTTTGAGAGAATAATTGGATACTTATTTCCCTGCGTCGGTGACAATATAATGACTTCTCCACTAATTcatcttacataattttttagtCAATTCATTTTCTCCATATGGGTATTTCACACTCATAATTTAAACAAACCTGAAAATCAAAAGAATTACCTTCCAAAATCGGTTGAAGTTGAGAAGAAGCACCACGGTCATAGATATGCTGGAATTCAATATCTCTGTGGTGAGGAGTAAGATGAGGGGCTTGCACCTCATCCCAGGCATCTGCAAGATTAGCATGATCAGCAGAGCGAAAGGCGCCAATGAAGTCCGATCCCTGAGACGAAAAAATACGTTTTGTGGTGAGcgaaactgaaaaaaaaaaaaaagcaaattgCGTAAGGTTATGGTGAAAAAACTCAAACCTGGGTGCCCGGTTGCAGGAATGGACGGTCAAACTCAGAGCCAGGGAGTTGAAGCAGATGGTCATTAGTTTGGTCGTAAAAGGGTCTCTGGGAAGGTCCGTGCGCCGCCGTAGGAATCTCCTCTAGCCTTTCCTGTTGTCAAACCGtatcacaaaataaaaaaaacaagagcAAAAACACAGAAAAGAAAGATTAGAAGTGTAATTGGAATTGGAACTGGaattgagagagagagtgagagagagaggacCTTAGTCTTGGAGGAAGAACCAATAAGAGCGTTGGCGAGAGCACCGAGAGGATTGGCGGAGGAAGAAGAAGAGCCAGGAACGGCACAAGCTGCTCCACCAGTAACAAGATCACGCATCGCCATATCT
The Humulus lupulus chromosome 6, drHumLupu1.1, whole genome shotgun sequence DNA segment above includes these coding regions:
- the LOC133783474 gene encoding peroxisome biogenesis protein 5 isoform X2: MAMRDLVTGGAACAVPGSSSSSANPLGALANALIGSSSKTKERLEEIPTAAHGPSQRPFYDQTNDHLLQLPGSEFDRPFLQPGTQGSDFIGAFRSADHANLADAWDEVQAPHLTPHHRDIEFQHIYDRGASSQLQPILEGPPQRVLSSFLHSFVESSRGGMPFRPAPLPMLGLSQGDKQCIRDRSSIMARHIFADKGEEFINAQVNALLSSLDIDGNGQVKGPFPARLRELEDYWNESQGMIKPGFPAADGWVTEFSQHRAERGDPNAWAHSFERQHGANGWASEFEQSQLTSMDQMGGVNVANLAAMEQSRMLANTLAQNNDPKFQNSKFLQFVSKMSRGELNINDNQTASSSGDWATEYQQKYNPGPAWADEFASRGADRWANEFASGGERHASADDQWVDEFSNLHINNESKDWADEFGKQVGEGAFGDSSADAWANAYDEYLNEQVVSKQRSDASRGVYVFSDMNPYVGHPNPLKEGQELFRKGLLSEAVLALEAEVLKNPENSEGWRLLGIANAENDDDQQAIAAMMRAQEADPTNLEVLLALGVSHTNELEQAAALKYLYGWLRNHPKYGTLATPELADSLYYADVARLFNEAAQMSPEDADVHIVLGVLYNLSREYDKAIESFQTALKLKPHDYSLWNKLGATQANSVQSADAILAYQQALDLKPNYVRAWANMGISYANQGMHEDSVRYYVRALAMNPKADNAWQYLRISLSCADRNDMLEACDSRNLDVLQKEFPL
- the LOC133783474 gene encoding peroxisome biogenesis protein 5 isoform X1, whose protein sequence is MAMRDLVTGGAACAVPGSSSSSANPLGALANALIGSSSKTKERLEEIPTAAHGPSQRPFYDQTNDHLLQLPGSEFDRPFLQPGTQGSDFIGAFRSADHANLADAWDEVQAPHLTPHHRDIEFQHIYDRGASSQLQPILEGPPQRVLSSFLHSFVESSRGGMPFRPAPLPMLGLSQGDKQCIRDRSSIMARHIFADKGEEFINAQVNALLSSLDIDGNGQVKGPFPARLRELEDYWNESQGMIKPGFPAADGWVTEFSQHRAERGDPNAWAHSFERQHGANGWASEFEQEQSQLTSMDQMGGVNVANLAAMEQSRMLANTLAQNNDPKFQNSKFLQFVSKMSRGELNINDNQTASSSGDWATEYQQKYNPGPAWADEFASRGADRWANEFASGGERHASADDQWVDEFSNLHINNESKDWADEFGKQVGEGAFGDSSADAWANAYDEYLNEQVVSKQRSDASRGVYVFSDMNPYVGHPNPLKEGQELFRKGLLSEAVLALEAEVLKNPENSEGWRLLGIANAENDDDQQAIAAMMRAQEADPTNLEVLLALGVSHTNELEQAAALKYLYGWLRNHPKYGTLATPELADSLYYADVARLFNEAAQMSPEDADVHIVLGVLYNLSREYDKAIESFQTALKLKPHDYSLWNKLGATQANSVQSADAILAYQQALDLKPNYVRAWANMGISYANQGMHEDSVRYYVRALAMNPKADNAWQYLRISLSCADRNDMLEACDSRNLDVLQKEFPL